The Daucus carota subsp. sativus chromosome 9, DH1 v3.0, whole genome shotgun sequence genome window below encodes:
- the LOC135149150 gene encoding uncharacterized protein LOC135149150, producing the protein MAENGWDLSEDEEISETNEEVVNLCLMALEDDSSSSDVSTSNDEVSSRSKVLHNLHLFSESSLHLSDMSKSDLIDLVVEINKISSSTNQRTLSLWSEKENIEKLNKTQEEELSRIKDLNLKNEEEISSLCEQNDILKNEHNKSKDIIMRLEVENVSLVLQTKELENEKLQLNEDNTKLHIDLLNLKIQNESLTQEKSTSISQKDELELVHALKEKDKIFELETQKLKDEHSKILTHALDQERILNDKLNVLIKENENLEVVVQRFTKGNKMLDRMVHSKTSYNHEGLGYDKNDESKKFVQDKKQTTFVPASPRYKCSYCNKDGHTVEYCRIKNGEIKGKYVWVRKGTKRYHKVDQKVRNKNVDNTQRQPRFSYVQQPISYQHRNTRYNAYSNGQTSRSRSIPCQHFYPQNTMYYPNDRNNMYQGVNFQRNNPLRNTRYYDYSRNVASRNSYVPNHDYAMPSFYHANSNAYNDTLTRGPLRRKGTYKFN; encoded by the coding sequence ATGGCCGAAAatggttgggatttaagtgaagatgaagaGATCTCGGAAACTAATGAAGAAGTGGTCAACTTGTGCTTGATGGCTCTCGAGGATGATTCTTCGTCATCGGATGTCTCCACTTCAAATGATGAGGTAAGTTCTCGATCTAAAGTTTTACATAACTTACATCTCTTTAGTGAATCTTCATTGCATTTATCGGATATGAGTAaaagtgatttgattgatttggtggttgaaataaataaaataagcaGTAGTACTAATCAACGTACTCTCTCACTATGGTCCGAGAAGGAAAACATTGAAAAGTTGAACAAAACTCAAGAAGAAGAGTTATCTCGGATCAAGGATCTAAATCTTAAAAATGAGGAAGAAATCTCATCTCTTTGTGAACAAAATGATATCTTGAAAAATGAGCATAATAAGAGTAAAGATATTATTATGAGATTGGAAGTTGAAAATGTTTCCTTAGTTCTACAAACCAAGGAATTAGAAAATGAGAAGCTACAATTAAATGAAGATAATACTAAGCTTCATATTGACTTGTTGAATTTGAAAATCCAAAATGAGTCATTAACTCAAGAAAAATCAACTTCGATTTCTCAAAAAGATGAACTTGAATTAGTTCATGCCTTGAAAGAAAAAGACAAGATATTTGAGTTAGAAACTCAAAAGTTGAAGGATGAACATTCCAAGATTTTAACTCACGCCTTAGATCAAGAAAGAATTcttaatgataaattaaatgtCTTGATCAAGGAAAATGAAAATCTTGAAGTTGTAGTTCAAAGGTTCACTAAGGGTAATAAGATGTTAGATAGAATGGTACATTCTAAGACATCATATAATCATGAAGGAttaggatatgataaaaatgatgAATCTAAAAAGTTTGTGCAAGATAAGAAACAAACTACCTTTGTTCCCGCTTCACCTAGATATAAATGTTCATATTGCAATAAGGATGGACATACGGTTGAATATTGTAGAATCAAGAATGGTGAAATTAAGGGGAAGTATGTATGGGTTCGTAAAGGAACAAAACGATATCATAAGGTTGATCAAAAAGTGAGAAATAAGAACGTTGATAACACTCAAAGACAACCACGGTTTAGTTATGTTCAACAACCTATTTCGTATCAACATAGAAACACAAGGTATAATGCTTATTCGAATGGACAAACTTCTAGAAGTCGTTCTATTCCCTGTCAACATTTCTATCCACAAAATACCATGTATTATCCAAATGATAGAAATAACATGTATCAAGGTGTAAACTTTCAAAGAAACAATCCTTTAAGAAACACAAGATACTATGACTATTCTAGGAACGTTGCATCTAGAAACTCCTATGTGCCTAATCATGATTATGCTATGCCTAGTTTCTATCATGCGAACTCGAATGCTTATAATGATACGCTAACCCGAGGACCCTTAAGACGAAAGGGTAcctataaatttaattga